One stretch of Gemmatimonadales bacterium DNA includes these proteins:
- a CDS encoding SpoIID/LytB domain-containing protein: protein MTGAPRAWSGVAAILLFAGSCAPPEPNPTPVPVAVAPDPQVRIGVILNARRVTIGGGGGLRISDPMEGELRTTADGASADAVVRGADVSLLDTRGPVTRQILLIEPVNVGSTLRLNGREYRGTLELRRSDSGVTVINTVSLEAYLGGVVAAELGTRSNTDFEALKAQAVVSRTYAIRNQTRWRDRGYDLNADASDQVYAGASAEDSLASAAVVATRGQIITFNHEPIDAFFSSTCGGRTEDGSAAFAGARHPYLRAVDDVDPNGTPWCAISPRFQWTAGWSASQLATILRRTLTAEGLPGGRAGEITDVRVAAHTASGRVATVEFVGRNGATPVSGQAIRRVLSPPEGGILRSTSFTIRISRTGGRIERVDIDGQGNGHGVGMCQWGAIGRSRAGEDYQTILASYFPGTEIEPAY from the coding sequence GTGACCGGCGCCCCGCGGGCCTGGAGCGGTGTCGCGGCGATTCTGCTCTTCGCCGGCTCGTGTGCTCCCCCCGAACCCAATCCGACACCGGTCCCCGTCGCGGTGGCACCCGATCCGCAGGTCCGCATCGGCGTGATCCTCAACGCACGGCGCGTCACGATCGGCGGCGGCGGCGGGCTCCGGATCAGCGATCCGATGGAGGGCGAACTCCGCACCACCGCGGACGGCGCCAGCGCCGATGCGGTCGTGCGCGGTGCCGATGTGTCGCTCCTCGATACCCGCGGCCCGGTCACCCGGCAGATCCTCCTGATCGAGCCGGTCAACGTCGGCTCGACGCTGCGGCTCAACGGTCGGGAATACCGCGGTACCCTCGAGCTGCGCCGATCCGACAGCGGCGTGACGGTGATCAACACCGTCTCACTCGAGGCGTATCTCGGCGGCGTCGTTGCCGCGGAGCTTGGCACGCGATCCAACACCGACTTCGAGGCACTCAAGGCGCAGGCGGTGGTCTCGCGCACGTATGCGATCCGCAACCAGACTCGTTGGCGTGATCGCGGGTATGACCTCAACGCCGATGCCAGCGATCAGGTCTACGCCGGCGCATCGGCGGAGGATTCGCTGGCGAGCGCCGCGGTGGTCGCCACACGCGGACAGATCATCACCTTCAATCACGAACCGATCGACGCCTTCTTCTCGTCGACCTGCGGCGGCCGCACCGAGGACGGCTCGGCAGCGTTCGCCGGCGCGCGGCATCCCTATCTTCGCGCGGTCGACGACGTCGATCCGAACGGCACACCATGGTGTGCGATCTCGCCGCGATTCCAGTGGACCGCGGGATGGAGCGCCAGCCAGCTCGCGACCATCCTGCGGCGCACTCTCACCGCCGAAGGACTCCCCGGGGGGCGCGCCGGCGAGATCACCGACGTCCGGGTTGCGGCGCACACCGCCAGCGGACGCGTGGCGACCGTCGAATTCGTCGGTCGCAACGGCGCCACGCCGGTGAGCGGGCAGGCGATCCGGCGGGTCCTTTCGCCGCCCGAGGGCGGCATCCTTCGCAGCACATCATTCACCATCCGGATCAGCCGCACCGGCGGGCGGATCGAGCGCGTCGACATCGACGGGCAGGGGAATGGGCACGGCGTCGGAATGTGCCAGTGGGGCGCGATCGGGCGTTCGCGCGCGGGGGAAGACTACCAAACCATCCTGGCGAGCTACTTTCCGGGCACGGAAATCGAACCAGCCTACTAG
- a CDS encoding DUF4105 domain-containing protein, with amino-acid sequence MKLAGWLAALAAFVIPGTSVSAQAQGSNGENLQVYLMTMGPGAEIYERFDHNAIWIRDTAAHTDLIYNFGTFEFPHTVAGMLGFVADFASGKPRYWLGVDSSLTNVLEEYAFFRRDVTVQLLNLSYAQREDIAARLARNALPENRTYIYDYYRDNCSTRVRDLLDAVLGGSLREVTVGKPAEGTLRFHTLRSITNDKLLFVGIDAALGPQVDKPLDQWDEMFLPIKVQQHIRTLRVPGPNGSESPLVIREQGLLTIGTFHVDPAPPHWTFDFLLIGIALALVIGFATIAGPPGVIGRLVGSLWLLLMGVGGLLLVFFWTVSANVATHANHNLLVISPLALLLIVPCWRVGRVAPSSWVRRVSQVVLATTGVAVVLALLPAAAGQETLPIVLLTAPPTLAAAALVGWRRMAPGRFRPVESGPLPV; translated from the coding sequence GTGAAGCTTGCAGGATGGCTTGCCGCGCTGGCGGCGTTCGTCATTCCCGGAACGTCGGTCTCGGCGCAGGCACAGGGATCGAACGGCGAGAACCTCCAGGTCTACCTGATGACGATGGGGCCGGGCGCCGAGATCTACGAACGGTTCGATCACAACGCGATCTGGATTCGCGACACCGCGGCCCACACCGACCTGATCTACAATTTCGGTACCTTCGAGTTTCCGCACACGGTGGCGGGGATGCTCGGCTTTGTCGCCGACTTCGCGAGCGGGAAACCGCGCTACTGGCTCGGCGTCGACAGCTCGCTGACCAACGTGCTGGAGGAATACGCCTTCTTTCGCCGGGACGTCACCGTCCAGCTGCTGAATCTCTCGTATGCCCAGCGTGAGGACATCGCCGCCCGTCTCGCCCGCAACGCGCTCCCCGAGAATCGCACCTATATCTACGATTACTATAGAGACAATTGCTCGACGCGGGTGCGGGATCTGCTCGATGCGGTGCTCGGCGGCTCGCTCCGGGAGGTGACGGTTGGGAAGCCCGCAGAGGGAACCCTCAGATTTCATACCTTGCGCTCGATCACCAACGACAAGCTGTTGTTCGTCGGGATCGATGCCGCGCTCGGGCCGCAGGTCGACAAACCGCTCGATCAATGGGACGAAATGTTCCTGCCGATCAAGGTGCAGCAGCATATCCGCACGCTGCGTGTCCCTGGCCCCAACGGGTCGGAATCGCCACTGGTGATTCGCGAGCAGGGGTTGCTCACCATCGGCACCTTCCACGTCGACCCGGCGCCCCCGCACTGGACGTTCGACTTCCTGCTGATCGGTATCGCGCTGGCACTCGTCATCGGTTTCGCCACGATCGCCGGGCCACCGGGCGTCATCGGACGGCTGGTGGGGAGTCTCTGGTTGCTGCTGATGGGAGTGGGGGGGCTGCTGCTGGTCTTTTTCTGGACGGTGAGCGCGAACGTCGCGACTCACGCCAATCACAATCTTCTGGTGATTTCACCACTGGCGCTCCTGCTGATCGTCCCGTGCTGGCGGGTGGGCCGCGTCGCGCCGTCCTCATGGGTGCGGCGGGTGTCGCAGGTCGTCCTGGCCACGACCGGTGTCGCGGTCGTCCTGGCGCTCCTCCCGGCGGCAGCCGGACAGGAAACCCTGCCGATCGTCCTGCTGACCGCGCCCCCGACGCTGGCGGCAGCGGCGCTGGTGGGGTGGCGGAGAATGGCTCCAGGCCGGTTCCGACCAGTGGAATCCGGACCCCTCCCCGTTTAG
- a CDS encoding RNA polymerase sigma factor RpoD/SigA — protein MQPLRTGGSRHTGGPDEGSLDLYLHDIARYPLLTRAEEQELAARIRRGDVEALDGLIRANLRFVVSVAKRYQNRGVSLADLINEGNLGLLRAAQRFDETRGIKFISYAVWWIRQSILQALADQGRIMRLPLNQAGALHRIGRHTAQLQQELGREPTADEIAAGTGLEVGEVERALAMSREHLSLDAPAVPGDESRLLDYLPDAQERGADADAMEHALTECLDEVLGSLREREARVVRLYFGLDAGEAMTLEEIGVMMGITRERVRQIKDKALLRLRLASQARALDSFLG, from the coding sequence ATGCAACCACTGCGCACTGGTGGCAGCAGACACACCGGCGGCCCTGACGAGGGTTCGCTCGACCTCTATCTCCACGACATCGCCCGCTATCCGTTGCTGACCCGCGCCGAAGAGCAGGAACTCGCGGCGCGGATTCGGCGTGGTGATGTTGAGGCGCTCGACGGACTGATTCGCGCCAATCTCCGCTTCGTCGTGTCGGTCGCCAAGCGCTACCAGAATCGCGGCGTCTCCCTCGCCGACCTGATCAACGAGGGAAATCTGGGGTTGCTCCGGGCCGCGCAACGTTTCGACGAAACGCGCGGCATCAAGTTCATCTCCTACGCCGTGTGGTGGATCCGCCAATCGATTCTGCAGGCACTTGCCGATCAGGGACGAATCATGCGCCTCCCGCTCAACCAGGCCGGAGCACTGCACCGCATCGGCCGCCACACGGCACAGCTGCAGCAGGAACTCGGCCGCGAGCCGACCGCCGACGAGATCGCCGCCGGGACCGGCCTCGAGGTGGGTGAGGTGGAGCGCGCCCTCGCGATGTCGCGCGAGCATCTCTCCCTCGACGCGCCGGCGGTTCCCGGCGACGAATCGCGACTCCTCGACTACCTCCCCGACGCCCAGGAACGCGGCGCCGATGCCGACGCGATGGAACACGCCCTCACCGAATGCCTCGACGAAGTGCTGGGGTCGCTGCGAGAGCGCGAGGCGCGGGTGGTGAGACTCTACTTCGGGCTCGACGCCGGCGAAGCGATGACCCTGGAGGAGATCGGTGTGATGATGGGAATCACCCGCGAACGGGTTCGCCAGATCAAGGACAAGGCGCTCCTCCGGCTCCGTCTCGCGAGCCAGGCGAGAGCACTCGACTCCTTCCTCGGATGA
- the prmC gene encoding peptide chain release factor N(5)-glutamine methyltransferase: MVEAPATIATLIAQGTAAFRASGIDEPRRDALRLWSDLALPTAHLLRTDASVAAADADRYLAAVAARAAGAPLAYVTGWTGFRHLTIRCDRRALIPRPETEGLVERALSRVSTGIAVDVGTGTGAIALSLAMEGRFDEVWGIDLSGDALSLAAENGTSTGISVRWVHGDLLDPIARGRVDLIVSNPPYLTANEYDTLPSSVRDYEPELALRSGTDGLDATRRLLQRAQEALKPGGWIAMEVDCRRADAAAASASDGGWRDIVIEDDLFGRARYLLARRGTE, from the coding sequence ATGGTTGAGGCGCCGGCAACGATCGCGACGCTGATCGCGCAGGGGACCGCCGCGTTCCGCGCGTCCGGGATCGACGAGCCTCGCCGCGACGCGCTCCGCCTCTGGTCTGATCTGGCACTTCCGACGGCCCATCTGCTCCGCACCGACGCATCGGTTGCCGCGGCCGACGCCGACCGCTATCTCGCTGCGGTAGCCGCACGCGCCGCCGGCGCGCCGCTCGCCTACGTCACCGGGTGGACCGGTTTCCGCCACCTGACGATTCGCTGTGACCGGCGCGCCCTGATTCCCCGGCCCGAAACCGAGGGGCTGGTCGAACGGGCGCTTTCCCGCGTCTCGACCGGCATCGCCGTCGACGTCGGGACCGGCACCGGAGCGATCGCACTTTCGCTGGCAATGGAGGGGCGATTCGATGAGGTCTGGGGAATCGATCTGTCGGGCGACGCCTTGTCGCTGGCTGCGGAGAACGGGACGTCGACGGGGATCTCCGTGCGCTGGGTGCATGGAGATCTCCTGGACCCGATCGCGAGGGGACGCGTCGACTTGATCGTGTCGAATCCGCCCTATCTTACGGCGAATGAGTATGACACCTTGCCATCATCGGTCCGCGATTACGAACCGGAACTCGCGCTCCGGAGCGGCACGGATGGGCTCGACGCGACGCGCCGACTCCTGCAGCGGGCCCAGGAGGCCCTGAAGCCGGGGGGGTGGATCGCGATGGAGGTCGATTGCCGCCGGGCTGATGCCGCGGCCGCCAGTGCGAGTGACGGTGGCTGGCGCGATATCGTCATCGAGGATGACCTTTTTGGTCGTGCGCGCTATCTGCTCGCGCGACGGGGGACGGAGTGA
- a CDS encoding YlbF family regulator yields MIEDKAQELGRLIGQAPEYQALRRAEQALRDDSEAQKRLETISRLTREFDQAMAQGQPPDEAKATEYETTLREFELSPIGQNYLVARANVDKLMSRVNQMIAEGMERGATSGIITL; encoded by the coding sequence ATGATCGAGGACAAGGCGCAGGAGCTTGGTCGGCTGATCGGTCAGGCGCCGGAGTATCAGGCGCTGCGGCGCGCCGAACAGGCGCTGCGAGATGACTCCGAAGCGCAGAAGCGGCTGGAGACGATTTCCCGACTGACGCGGGAGTTCGACCAGGCGATGGCGCAGGGGCAGCCGCCCGATGAAGCGAAGGCCACCGAGTACGAGACGACGCTGCGCGAATTCGAGCTGTCACCGATCGGACAGAACTACCTCGTGGCCCGCGCCAACGTCGACAAGTTGATGAGCCGCGTCAATCAGATGATCGCCGAAGGGATGGAACGCGGCGCGACCAGCGGGATCATCACCCTCTGA
- the tmk gene encoding dTMP kinase has protein sequence MAPGLFVVLEGPEAVGKTTLAASLAERMRGVGIDPVLVREPGGTVVAEALRHELLNATGTLSAGVELLYMVTARADLVARVIRPALDAGRVVLSDRYDLSTIAYQGAGRELPLDHVRWVNQAATGGLVPDLTLVLDVDPAIALERQQRAGKGLDRVERESAEFHRRVAGAYRAAAGPGVRHIQADGSAESVLEASWRALIQSDVARFQSRPS, from the coding sequence ATGGCACCCGGGCTCTTTGTCGTTCTCGAAGGGCCCGAGGCGGTGGGAAAGACCACCCTTGCCGCGAGCCTGGCCGAGCGGATGCGCGGCGTCGGCATCGATCCGGTGCTGGTTCGGGAACCCGGCGGAACGGTGGTCGCGGAGGCGCTTCGGCACGAACTCCTGAACGCAACCGGCACCCTGTCGGCTGGCGTGGAACTCCTCTACATGGTCACGGCGCGCGCCGATCTCGTGGCGCGGGTGATCCGGCCCGCGCTCGACGCAGGTCGCGTGGTGCTCTCCGATCGATACGATCTCTCGACGATCGCCTATCAGGGCGCCGGCCGCGAACTTCCGCTCGACCACGTGCGCTGGGTCAATCAGGCGGCGACCGGTGGTCTGGTCCCCGATCTCACCCTGGTGCTCGATGTGGATCCCGCGATCGCCCTGGAGCGACAGCAGCGGGCGGGGAAGGGACTCGATCGTGTGGAGCGCGAGTCTGCCGAATTTCACCGTCGTGTCGCCGGTGCGTATCGTGCTGCGGCCGGCCCCGGGGTTCGTCATATTCAGGCGGATGGCAGTGCGGAGAGTGTCCTCGAAGCGTCGTGGCGCGCGCTGATACAGAGCGACGTCGCCCGATTCCAATCGCGGCCGTCGTGA
- a CDS encoding YajQ family cyclic di-GMP-binding protein, which translates to MAANPSFDISTGADLQEVDNAVNQAVKEIAGRYDFKGTHCTIEFTRADATIALHADDEFRMDALLDVVQGRLIKRGVPVKNLKVGDPIVGSAGSVRRTLTLTQGIPADAAKAIQRAIKDGGFKKVQASIQGDELRVTSPSRDELQGVIAFLRGQDFEVELKFGNYRG; encoded by the coding sequence ATGGCTGCCAATCCCTCATTTGATATCTCGACCGGTGCCGACCTGCAGGAAGTCGACAACGCGGTGAACCAGGCGGTCAAGGAGATCGCCGGGCGCTACGATTTCAAGGGAACGCACTGCACCATCGAGTTCACGCGCGCCGATGCCACCATTGCGCTGCACGCCGATGACGAATTCCGGATGGATGCACTGCTCGACGTGGTGCAGGGCCGCCTGATCAAGCGTGGCGTTCCGGTCAAGAACCTCAAGGTCGGAGATCCGATTGTCGGCAGCGCTGGCTCGGTTCGCCGCACGCTCACGTTGACGCAGGGGATTCCCGCCGACGCCGCGAAGGCGATCCAGCGCGCCATCAAGGACGGTGGATTCAAGAAGGTGCAGGCGAGCATCCAGGGAGACGAGCTGCGGGTGACGTCGCCTTCCCGCGACGAACTGCAGGGCGTGATCGCCTTCCTCCGCGGCCAGGATTTCGAGGTCGAACTCAAGTTCGGCAACTATCGCGGGTGA
- the rpmE gene encoding 50S ribosomal protein L31 yields the protein MKPNLHPVYQTITAHCQCGNSFETRSTAKSINVEVCAQCHPYFTGKQRLVDTAGRVDRFRRKYSGAAAAEPAKS from the coding sequence GTGAAGCCGAATCTGCACCCCGTCTATCAGACGATCACCGCGCACTGTCAGTGCGGCAATTCGTTCGAAACCCGCAGCACCGCCAAGTCGATCAACGTCGAAGTGTGTGCGCAGTGCCACCCGTATTTCACCGGCAAGCAGCGCCTGGTCGATACCGCGGGCCGGGTTGATCGCTTCCGGCGCAAGTATTCCGGCGCCGCCGCGGCGGAACCCGCCAAGTCCTGA
- a CDS encoding aldehyde dehydrogenase family protein, with the protein MAKTYKNFIAGRWAAPSTGRYFHNRNPANTDDLIGRFPDSGAVDVAAAVRSAQSGFERWSRTPAPLRGDVLRRVGDLMVARKEEIANAMTREMGKVLAETRGDVQEGIDTAYYAATEGRRLFGRTVPSELRRKWAMTVRRPIGVCGLITPFNFPMAIPTWKAFPALLAGNSVILKPSEDVPHTATLLVEILLEAGIPEQVIQLVHGGEAAGRALVEHSGVPVISFTGSTATGSAIGAVCGRMHKRLSLEMGGKNAMIVMDDADLDLALDGVLWGAFGTTGQRCTATSRLIIHRKVHDRFLARLTDAANDLVLGDGREKRTQVGPLIHAASRDKVESYLAPEVIGEAEVVCGGARPRGARTSKGFFYRPTVIAGVKPGTRLATEEIFGPVLSVIRVGSYDQAAKVNNEVRYGLSSSIYTANVHLAFRAMEDLENGITYVNAPTIGAEAHLPFGGVKQTGNGHREGGWEVFDFYSETKVCYVDYSGSLQRAQIDTYEV; encoded by the coding sequence ATGGCGAAGACCTACAAGAATTTCATTGCGGGGCGGTGGGCCGCTCCCAGCACCGGCCGGTATTTCCACAATCGGAATCCCGCCAACACCGATGACCTGATCGGACGCTTTCCCGACTCCGGCGCCGTCGATGTCGCGGCGGCGGTGCGGTCGGCGCAGAGCGGATTCGAACGGTGGTCGCGAACGCCGGCGCCGCTCCGCGGCGACGTGCTGCGGCGCGTCGGCGACCTGATGGTTGCCCGCAAGGAAGAGATCGCCAACGCAATGACGCGCGAGATGGGGAAGGTCCTCGCCGAGACGCGTGGCGATGTGCAGGAGGGAATCGACACGGCGTACTACGCGGCCACGGAAGGGCGGCGGCTCTTTGGGCGGACGGTGCCATCCGAGCTGCGCCGGAAGTGGGCGATGACGGTCCGACGTCCGATCGGCGTCTGCGGCCTGATCACGCCGTTCAACTTTCCGATGGCGATCCCGACCTGGAAAGCGTTCCCCGCACTCCTCGCCGGCAACAGCGTGATTCTCAAGCCGTCGGAAGACGTTCCCCACACGGCGACGCTGCTCGTCGAGATTCTCCTCGAAGCGGGGATTCCCGAGCAGGTGATCCAGCTCGTCCACGGCGGCGAGGCGGCAGGGCGAGCGCTGGTCGAACATTCTGGCGTGCCGGTGATCTCCTTTACCGGATCGACCGCAACCGGCTCGGCGATCGGCGCCGTCTGCGGGCGGATGCACAAGCGGCTGTCGCTCGAAATGGGCGGCAAGAACGCGATGATCGTGATGGACGACGCCGATCTCGACCTGGCGCTCGATGGCGTCCTCTGGGGCGCATTCGGGACCACCGGCCAGCGGTGCACCGCGACATCGCGGCTGATCATTCACCGCAAGGTCCACGATCGATTCCTCGCCCGCCTTACCGACGCGGCGAACGATCTCGTCCTCGGCGACGGCCGCGAGAAGCGCACGCAGGTGGGACCATTGATCCACGCCGCGTCGCGCGACAAGGTGGAGAGCTACCTCGCACCGGAAGTGATCGGCGAGGCTGAGGTGGTGTGCGGCGGGGCGCGGCCGCGCGGGGCCAGGACGTCGAAGGGCTTCTTCTACCGGCCCACGGTCATCGCCGGAGTGAAGCCGGGAACGCGGCTCGCCACCGAAGAGATCTTCGGACCGGTGCTGAGCGTGATTCGCGTTGGCTCGTACGACCAGGCCGCCAAGGTGAACAACGAGGTGCGCTACGGCCTCTCGAGCTCGATCTATACCGCGAATGTCCATCTCGCCTTCCGCGCGATGGAAGATCTGGAGAACGGCATTACCTACGTCAACGCGCCGACGATCGGCGCAGAGGCTCATCTGCCGTTCGGTGGCGTGAAGCAGACCGGGAATGGTCACCGTGAAGGTGGCTGGGAAGTCTTCGATTTCTATTCCGAGACGAAGGTCTGCTATGTCGACTATTCCGGCTCGCTGCAGCGTGCGCAGATCGATACGTATGAGGTGTGA
- a CDS encoding Gfo/Idh/MocA family oxidoreductase, producing MAERLRLGIVGAGAVTQVGHLPALKRIKEIEVVGICDTDLAKARALADRFGVQDAFTDIEELVEFEEGLDALLICTPSHLHESHIQAALASKLHVFVERPLALTHAGVQKTVKAAQRHGRVLMVGANHRYRPDVQQIRSFVQSGELGDLESIRAWWFMARAGRDGLGWRQRKELAGGGAMLDLGLGTLDLALWMAGFAEAERVMAVFPDRGREKGVEPSGTAMIALAGGASVHIDVSWRFVGPGERFGLAVRAARGSARINPLAIWKDFHGMARDVVSSGAHSRETPFALGLRAQWAHFVAAVRGDSTAPSLQEQVTLVKVMEAIYQAAEEQRAVTL from the coding sequence ATGGCGGAGCGGTTGCGGCTCGGTATCGTCGGCGCAGGTGCGGTGACCCAGGTGGGGCATCTCCCGGCCCTCAAGCGCATCAAGGAGATCGAGGTCGTGGGGATTTGCGATACCGACCTCGCCAAGGCGCGCGCGCTGGCCGATCGCTTCGGCGTGCAGGATGCCTTCACCGACATCGAGGAACTCGTCGAGTTCGAGGAAGGACTCGATGCCCTGCTGATCTGCACGCCGAGTCATCTGCATGAATCACACATCCAGGCGGCACTTGCGTCGAAGCTTCACGTCTTCGTCGAGCGGCCGCTCGCGCTGACCCACGCCGGCGTCCAGAAGACGGTGAAGGCGGCGCAGCGGCATGGCCGCGTCCTCATGGTCGGTGCGAACCATCGCTATCGCCCCGATGTGCAGCAGATCCGCTCCTTCGTGCAGAGCGGGGAGCTTGGCGACCTCGAATCGATTCGCGCCTGGTGGTTCATGGCGCGCGCCGGACGGGACGGCCTCGGGTGGCGCCAGCGCAAGGAGCTCGCCGGCGGCGGCGCGATGCTCGACTTGGGCCTTGGGACGCTTGACCTGGCGCTCTGGATGGCAGGGTTTGCCGAGGCGGAGCGGGTGATGGCGGTCTTCCCCGATCGCGGCCGCGAGAAGGGGGTCGAACCGTCGGGGACCGCGATGATCGCGCTGGCGGGTGGCGCCTCGGTCCACATCGATGTGTCGTGGCGCTTCGTCGGACCGGGTGAGCGCTTCGGGCTCGCGGTGAGGGCGGCCCGCGGATCGGCTCGCATCAATCCGCTGGCGATCTGGAAGGATTTCCACGGCATGGCCCGGGACGTTGTCTCGTCGGGGGCGCACTCGCGCGAAACGCCGTTCGCCCTCGGCCTGCGCGCCCAGTGGGCGCACTTCGTTGCAGCGGTTCGCGGCGACTCGACAGCGCCATCGCTGCAGGAACAGGTCACACTGGTCAAGGTGATGGAGGCGATCTACCAGGCGGCGGAGGAGCAGCGAGCCGTGACGCTGTGA
- the prfA gene encoding peptide chain release factor 1, which translates to MDLRLRQALARAEEVAREMSEPATAADPARLRSLGREHSRLVPLVRAAESLQRLDREIAGAQEMTSSGDPEIAAMALEELHRLEVEVEPVRSLVQELLVPPDPHDDRDVILEIRAGTGGDEAGLFAGDLLRMYTRFAERRGLRVEPIEVHSGTMGGIREAVVAIRGAGAYGLLRRESGVHRVQRVPATETQGRIHTSAATVAALPEAEEIDVRIDQNDLKIDVFRSSGPGGQSVNTTDSAVRITHLPSGIVVQQQDQKSQLQNKLKAMEVLRARLLDRMIAEHEAARSAERRSMVGSGDRSAKIRTYNFPQSRVTDHRINVSVHNLADVVDGKLDELVDALRLAARNEDADG; encoded by the coding sequence ATGGACCTCCGACTCCGCCAGGCGCTCGCGCGGGCGGAGGAGGTCGCGCGGGAGATGTCCGAGCCCGCGACTGCAGCAGACCCCGCCAGATTGCGATCCCTCGGCCGCGAGCATTCACGGCTGGTACCGCTTGTGCGCGCGGCCGAGTCGCTCCAGCGCCTCGATCGTGAGATTGCCGGCGCGCAGGAGATGACCTCGTCCGGTGACCCCGAGATTGCCGCGATGGCACTCGAGGAGCTCCACCGGCTCGAGGTCGAGGTCGAGCCGGTGCGATCGCTGGTGCAGGAACTCCTCGTGCCGCCCGATCCCCACGACGACCGCGACGTCATCCTGGAGATTCGCGCCGGAACCGGTGGCGACGAGGCCGGGCTCTTCGCCGGCGACCTGCTCCGGATGTACACGCGTTTCGCCGAGCGGCGTGGGCTGCGCGTCGAACCGATCGAGGTCCACTCCGGGACGATGGGCGGAATCCGTGAAGCGGTCGTCGCGATTCGAGGCGCCGGCGCGTACGGGCTTCTCCGCCGTGAATCGGGAGTCCATCGCGTGCAGCGCGTTCCGGCCACCGAAACGCAGGGACGGATTCACACCTCGGCGGCGACTGTTGCGGCCCTCCCCGAGGCGGAAGAGATCGACGTCCGGATCGATCAGAACGACCTCAAGATCGACGTCTTCCGCTCATCAGGGCCCGGCGGTCAGAGCGTCAATACCACCGATTCGGCGGTGCGCATCACGCACCTGCCGAGCGGGATCGTGGTGCAGCAACAGGACCAGAAATCGCAGTTGCAGAACAAGCTCAAGGCGATGGAAGTGCTGCGCGCCCGCCTGCTCGACCGGATGATCGCGGAGCACGAAGCGGCGCGCTCTGCGGAGCGGCGATCGATGGTCGGCAGCGGCGATCGATCGGCCAAGATCCGGACCTACAACTTCCCGCAGAGCCGGGTCACCGATCACAGGATCAACGTATCGGTGCACAATCTTGCCGACGTCGTGGACGGAAAGCTCGACGAACTGGTCGATGCGCTTCGCCTCGCCGCGCGCAACGAAGATGCCGATGGTTGA